A region of the Primulina eburnea isolate SZY01 chromosome 7, ASM2296580v1, whole genome shotgun sequence genome:
GATAAAGGCTTAGTAAGTTCTACTTCTCGATGCCTTGATGGTATCCCAATTGTGTGGACATTAGATAGATAATCTGAGCAAAATTTGACAGTCTCTTCGGCAATGTAACATTCGGCTATAAACCCTTCAGGCCGATTGCGATTGCGCATATaacctttcaaaatcttcatgaaTTTTTCAAATGGGTGCATGTGCCTATACCAAATCGGTCCACACAATTTGACCTCCGGCACAAGATGAACAGTTAAATGAATCATTATATCAAAAAATGAAGGGGGGATGTACTTTTCAAGTGAACACAATATCAACACGATCTCTCTTTGCAAGTCATCCAACTTTAAGACGTCTATCACTTTACTATATAACACATTGAAGAAGAAACACAACTGGGTGATAGTGTCTCTGACATGTTTTGGCAAGACACCGCAGATGGCCACTGGAAGCAATTGTTGCATTAAAGTGTGATAGTCGTGTGACTTCAAGCCAACAAGTTTCAAATCCTTCATCGACACAAGGTTTCTAACATTTGATGAGTAACCTACATGTACCTTTACTCCCGACAAAGAATTGAAAATACTTCTTTTCTCATCCTTACATAGTGTGTAACATGCTGCTGGCAAAAACGTTTTCTTCTCCCCAATCCTTGGTGCCAATTcagtttttaaattcatttccAAAAGATCTAATCTTGCTGCTACTCCATCCTTTGTTTTTCCTGGAACGTCAAGTAACGTACCGATGAGACTTTCACAAACATTTTTTTCAATGTGCATCACATCAAGAACATGTCGAACATGTATATCTTTCCAATACTCAAGTTCAAAGAATATTGATTTCTTTTTCCAGCATGTTATCCCGTCATCGTTCTTTGACTGAAGCTTTCCGCTGAATTTTCCACAATGATAATTAATTCTTTgaactctttctaaaatttcatTGCCACTCAATGGTTTTGGTGCGAGGTTAAATTCTTGCTTCCCATTAAATGCCTTTTTTTGTCTTCGATAAGGATGACTTGAAGGTAGAAACCTTCTATGACCTGTATATGACATTTTTCTACAATGCTTCAACCTTGTCGAATATGTTTCCTCTGCACAAATAGGACATGCATGATACCCTTTCACAACACATCCTGACATGTTCCCATATGCAGGAAAATCATTGATTGTCCATAGTAGAACAGCTCTAAGAGAGAAACTTTCTTCTCGATATGCATCATATGTTTCAACACCTTTATCCCATAAGCATTTTAAGTCGTCAATAAGAGGTGCTAAGTAAACATCAATATCATTACCCGGCTGTCTAGGACCAGATATCAACGAACTGAGCATCACAAATTTTCTCTTCATACACAACCATGGTCAAAAATTGTATGTGATCATTAAAACAGGCCAACAACTATATGCAGAACTCATCAAACTATGAGGATTGATCTCATCTGCTGATATAGCCAATCTAAGATTTCTTGGCTCATAAGCAAAATCTGGCCACATGCGATCAACTAATTTCCAAGAGGGCGAATCAGCTGGATGACGCAAGTATCCATCACGAATTCTTTTATCAGCATGCCAAGTTAACTCCTTGGATATCGTCTTATTCCGAAACATTCTTTGAAATCTTGGAATAGGTGGGAAATATCACAAGACCTTTGCAGGAATTCCTTCCTTTACCTTTGATTTGTTGCCCAACTTCCACCTTGACGTCCCGCAAGTAGGGCAATTTGCAAAATCTTCGTACTCCTTCTGGTATAAGATACAATCATTAGGACAAGCATGAATTTTCACATAGTCCATCCCTAATGTGCTTAAGCTTTTCTTTGCATCAACAAAGATGAAGGCAATTCATTGTGATCTGGAAGCATTTCTCCAAACAAAATAAGTAGATCAGTGAAACTTTTATCACTCCAACTATATTTTGCCTTCAAGTTAAATAATTTCACAACTGCAGATAACTTTGTGAATTTAGCACATCCAGGATATAAAGGTTTATCTGCATCTTCAAGTAGCTTATTGAATTGGCTTGGATTCTCAGCATAAGTTTCATATACCCAATGCACCATATCTATAGGTTCCTCACTAAATGA
Encoded here:
- the LOC140837245 gene encoding uncharacterized protein, producing the protein MKRKFVMLSSLISGPRQPGNDIDVYLAPLIDDLKCLWDKGVETYDAYREESFSLRAVLLWTINDFPAYGNMSGCVVKGYHACPICAEETYSTRLKHCRKMSYTGHRRFLPSSHPYRRQKKAFNGKQEFNLAPKPLSGNEILERVQRINYHCGKFSGKLQSKNDDGITCWKKKSIFFELEYWKDIHVRHVLDVMHIEKNVCESLIGTLLDVPGKTKDGVAARLDLLEMNLKTELAPRIGEKKTFLPAACYTLCKDEKRSIFNSLSGVKVHVGYSSNVRNLVSMKDLKLVGLKSHDYHTLMQQLLPVAICGVLPKHVRDTITQLCFFFNVLYSKVIDVLKLDDLQREIVLILCSLEKYIPPSFFDIMIHLTVHLVPEVKLCGPIWYRHMHPFEKFMKILKGYMRNRNRPEGFIAECYIAEETVKFCSDYLSNVHTIGIPSRHREVELTKPLSGAVLYSTSHDELQQAHRHVLTNDVEIDPYVEGLPSMGVDGAFDNEPSCLREDCDGTWVDNV